A single window of Modestobacter italicus DNA harbors:
- a CDS encoding MaoC family dehydratase N-terminal domain-containing protein: MALDAGLVGRSYPPSAVYEVGREKIAEFAAALGDPDPVYLDPAAARAAGHPDVIAPPTFAIVLSLGAGNVVVEDPDVEIDYSRVVHGEQRFTHHRPIRAGDRLVATATIDALKTIAGNDMLTTRVDLATEDGEPVCTTRSMLVARGVA; the protein is encoded by the coding sequence ATGGCGCTGGACGCAGGACTGGTCGGGCGCAGCTACCCGCCCTCTGCCGTGTACGAGGTCGGTCGCGAGAAGATCGCGGAGTTCGCCGCGGCCCTCGGCGACCCCGACCCGGTGTACCTCGACCCGGCGGCCGCCCGCGCGGCCGGGCACCCCGACGTGATCGCCCCGCCGACGTTCGCCATCGTGCTGAGCCTGGGTGCGGGCAACGTCGTGGTCGAGGACCCCGACGTGGAGATCGACTACAGCCGGGTCGTCCACGGTGAGCAGCGGTTCACCCACCACCGGCCGATCCGCGCCGGCGACCGGCTGGTCGCCACCGCCACGATCGACGCGCTGAAGACGATCGCCGGCAACGACATGCTCACCACCCGGGTGGACCTCGCGACCGAGGACGGCGAACCGGTCTGCACCACCCGGTCGATGCTGGTCGCCCGGGGCGTGGCGTGA
- the rpmG gene encoding 50S ribosomal protein L33 encodes MAATDVRPKITLACQECKNRNYITRKNRRNDPDRIELKKYCPTDRKHTVHRETR; translated from the coding sequence ATGGCAGCCACAGACGTCCGTCCGAAGATCACCCTGGCCTGCCAGGAGTGCAAGAACCGCAACTACATCACCCGCAAGAACCGGCGGAACGACCCCGACCGGATCGAGCTGAAGAAGTACTGCCCGACCGACCGGAAGCACACGGTCCACCGCGAGACGCGCTGA
- a CDS encoding putative bifunctional diguanylate cyclase/phosphodiesterase codes for MAEPMVPEQLGTPFLRRPWTIALLGGVVALVLAVPTLPAAWSTPPFWAVVAVFVAFVLTESVQLDLEFRRQTFAVSPSEIAMVIGLVEVGGVWTAVVRVAVMLLIGARQSLPLPKVAFNAASSVIEVCTALLVLSLLPELDLDDPLTWLGLVFALVAATVVGMLLICAAISLSDGWPGRQMLLSAVPALVVAPLSVVVGVIALLLTWETPWAWALIVPLVIGVVAIFRQSAHAVRERRTVQRVYDFARRVELVTPDEAGTREIVNAVRELLNADRVALWLPPYLDEGPQLVVDAADGELGWYDGPGDPDDLLRRRALAPDCGGPVLSSAARADGAELAALVRRGAREVLGAPVTTAAGEPGYLEVCDRRSDVVTFDPGDRGALDSMLTHVNAAIRQQQLLSQIRHDGDHDRLTGLPNRQRLAAEIDALLLAEPATARAGLVLATLDGYTNVTDTLGHAASDELLLVTAGLLREHAPPQAVVARMEGGQFAVLLPELSLPATERAARRLREAASTRARVAGLDLEVSLTIGVAAAPVHGTDSGTLIQRADVALLAAHSSGGVATYHPVLDQQSLRRLQLGTELETAMAEEQITVVFQPIVDARTADIVSVETLVRWAHPRYGDIPPDDFISLAEQIGRIGPLTDHVLDRALDRCRRWLDQDIAISVAVNLSARCLSEPDLVARVRGALRHHGVPGELLTLELTEGSVVDDTVRNSNVLGELHALGLRLSMDDFGTGYSSLSQLRQLPIDELKIDKSFVLGMSTSQNESFIARSIVELAHNLGLRVVAEGVEDEVTRDLLAQMGCDKLQGFLVSRPLPEDRLEGWLLARTGVRSAAPGARHRRLFVRT; via the coding sequence TTGGCCGAGCCCATGGTCCCCGAGCAGCTGGGGACCCCGTTCCTCCGGCGGCCGTGGACGATCGCGCTCCTCGGCGGCGTCGTGGCCCTGGTCCTCGCCGTGCCCACGCTGCCCGCGGCATGGTCGACCCCTCCGTTCTGGGCCGTCGTCGCGGTGTTCGTCGCGTTCGTCCTGACCGAGTCGGTCCAGCTGGACCTGGAGTTCCGCCGGCAGACCTTCGCCGTCTCGCCGTCCGAGATCGCCATGGTGATCGGCCTCGTCGAGGTGGGCGGCGTCTGGACCGCCGTGGTCCGGGTGGCCGTCATGCTGCTCATCGGGGCCCGGCAGTCGCTGCCCCTGCCCAAGGTCGCCTTCAACGCGGCGAGCTCGGTGATCGAGGTGTGCACGGCGCTGCTCGTGCTCTCGCTGCTGCCGGAGCTGGACCTCGACGACCCGCTGACCTGGCTGGGCCTGGTCTTCGCCCTGGTGGCGGCCACCGTCGTCGGGATGCTGCTCATCTGCGCGGCGATCAGCCTCAGCGACGGCTGGCCGGGCCGGCAGATGCTGCTGTCCGCGGTGCCGGCGCTCGTCGTGGCGCCGCTGAGCGTGGTCGTCGGCGTCATCGCGCTGCTGCTGACCTGGGAGACGCCCTGGGCCTGGGCGCTCATCGTCCCGCTGGTGATCGGCGTGGTCGCCATCTTCCGGCAGTCCGCGCACGCCGTCCGCGAACGGCGCACCGTCCAGCGGGTGTACGACTTCGCCCGCCGGGTCGAGCTCGTGACACCGGACGAGGCCGGCACCCGGGAGATCGTCAACGCGGTGCGCGAGCTGCTCAACGCCGACCGGGTGGCGCTGTGGCTGCCGCCCTACCTCGATGAGGGCCCGCAGCTCGTGGTCGACGCCGCCGACGGTGAGCTGGGTTGGTACGACGGGCCCGGGGACCCCGACGACCTGCTCCGCCGCCGGGCGCTAGCACCCGACTGCGGGGGCCCGGTGCTCTCCTCCGCCGCCCGCGCCGACGGCGCCGAGCTGGCCGCGCTGGTCCGCCGGGGTGCCCGTGAGGTGCTCGGCGCCCCGGTCACCACCGCCGCCGGCGAGCCCGGCTACCTCGAGGTCTGCGACCGGCGCAGCGACGTCGTCACCTTCGACCCGGGCGACCGCGGTGCCCTGGACTCGATGCTCACCCACGTCAACGCGGCGATCCGGCAGCAGCAGCTGCTCAGCCAGATCCGGCACGACGGCGACCACGACCGGCTGACCGGGCTGCCCAACCGCCAACGGCTCGCGGCCGAGATCGACGCCCTGCTGCTCGCCGAGCCGGCCACCGCCCGGGCGGGGCTGGTGCTGGCCACGCTGGACGGCTACACCAACGTCACCGACACCCTCGGGCACGCGGCCAGCGACGAGCTGCTGCTGGTCACCGCCGGGCTGCTGCGGGAGCACGCGCCGCCGCAGGCCGTCGTCGCCCGGATGGAGGGCGGCCAGTTCGCCGTCCTACTGCCCGAGCTGTCCCTGCCGGCCACCGAGCGGGCCGCCCGCCGGCTGCGCGAGGCCGCCTCCACCCGGGCCCGGGTCGCCGGGCTCGACCTCGAGGTGTCGCTGACCATCGGCGTGGCTGCCGCGCCGGTGCACGGGACCGACTCCGGGACGCTCATCCAGCGCGCCGACGTCGCCCTGCTGGCCGCGCACAGCTCCGGCGGGGTCGCCACCTACCACCCGGTGCTGGACCAGCAGAGCCTGCGCCGGCTGCAGCTGGGCACCGAGCTGGAGACGGCGATGGCCGAGGAGCAGATCACCGTCGTCTTCCAGCCGATCGTGGACGCCCGGACGGCCGACATCGTCTCGGTGGAGACGCTGGTCCGCTGGGCGCACCCGCGGTACGGCGACATCCCGCCGGACGACTTCATCAGCCTGGCCGAGCAGATCGGCCGGATCGGGCCGCTCACCGACCACGTCCTGGACCGCGCGCTGGACCGCTGCCGCCGGTGGCTGGACCAGGACATCGCGATCTCCGTCGCGGTCAACCTCTCCGCGCGCTGCCTGTCCGAGCCCGACCTGGTCGCCCGGGTCCGCGGGGCGCTGCGGCACCACGGGGTCCCCGGTGAGCTGCTCACCCTCGAGCTCACCGAGGGCAGCGTCGTCGACGACACCGTGCGCAACAGCAACGTGCTCGGCGAGCTGCACGCGCTGGGGCTGCGGCTGTCGATGGACGACTTCGGCACCGGCTACTCGTCGCTGTCCCAGCTGCGGCAGCTGCCGATCGACGAGCTCAAGATCGACAAGTCCTTCGTGCTGGGCATGTCCACCAGCCAGAACGAGTCGTTCATCGCCCGGTCGATCGTGGAGCTGGCGCACAACCTGGGGCTTCGGGTGGTGGCGGAGGGCGTCGAGGACGAGGTCACCCGCGACCTGCTGGCCCAGATGGGCTGCGACAAGCTGCAGGGCTTCCTGGTCAGCCGGCCGCTGCCGGAGGACCGGCTGGAGGGCTGGCTGCTGGCCCGCACCGGCGTCCGCAGCGCCGCGCCGGGAGCCCGGCACCGCCGGTTGTTCGTCCGCACCTGA
- a CDS encoding type VII secretion target: MAIEVVPAELYALAGVLDGAAVQAARVATAADADPVGGPLGPAVAGFCETARTAGRCLAGELGWLSAAVTTAADSWLGLDERLLPVLGRGVAQ, encoded by the coding sequence ATGGCGATCGAGGTGGTCCCCGCGGAGCTGTACGCGCTGGCCGGCGTGCTCGACGGGGCAGCGGTCCAGGCGGCCCGGGTGGCCACCGCGGCCGACGCCGACCCGGTGGGCGGGCCGCTGGGTCCGGCGGTGGCCGGATTCTGCGAGACCGCGCGCACCGCCGGCCGTTGCCTGGCGGGTGAGCTGGGCTGGCTGTCGGCGGCGGTGACCACGGCGGCGGACTCCTGGCTCGGGCTGGACGAGCGGCTGCTGCCGGTGCTGGGCAGGGGCGTCGCCCAGTGA
- a CDS encoding pilus assembly protein TadG-related protein, with product MRPGSLQLTDPEGGSTLPFVLVCWLVAALMVLGAIAASDAFLEQQEVQSACDGAALAAANEADAAAVYAQGAGAHLPLTQSTAEAAVADQLADAGVRLDAWSATTDGTEVTVRCTRSVHIAFDWLFLGGRPLERTAVASARAPTVG from the coding sequence GTGCGACCGGGCAGCCTGCAGCTCACCGACCCCGAGGGCGGGTCGACGCTGCCCTTCGTGCTGGTCTGCTGGCTGGTCGCCGCGCTGATGGTGCTCGGCGCGATCGCCGCCTCCGACGCGTTCCTGGAGCAGCAGGAGGTGCAGTCGGCCTGCGACGGGGCTGCCCTGGCCGCGGCGAACGAGGCCGATGCGGCGGCGGTCTACGCGCAGGGCGCGGGCGCGCACCTGCCGTTGACCCAGTCGACCGCCGAGGCCGCGGTCGCCGACCAGCTCGCCGACGCCGGGGTGCGGCTGGACGCCTGGTCGGCGACGACCGACGGGACCGAGGTGACCGTGCGGTGCACCCGCTCGGTGCACATCGCCTTCGACTGGCTCTTCCTCGGCGGGCGGCCGCTGGAGCGCACCGCGGTGGCCAGCGCCCGCGCCCCGACCGTGGGCTGA
- a CDS encoding YajQ family cyclic di-GMP-binding protein — MADASFDVVSKVDRQEVDNALNQAGKELSQRFDFRGVNATIAWAGEEAVTLQADTEERVAAALEVFREKLVKRGISMKALDADEPQASGKVYKISARIQQGIASDKAKQIAKAIRDEGPKGVQAQIQGDQLRVSGKKRDDLQAVQQLLKAKDFEIALQFDNYR; from the coding sequence ATGGCCGATGCGTCGTTCGACGTCGTCAGCAAGGTCGACCGCCAGGAGGTCGACAACGCGCTGAACCAGGCGGGCAAGGAGCTCTCGCAGCGCTTCGACTTCCGCGGGGTCAACGCGACCATCGCCTGGGCCGGCGAGGAGGCGGTGACCCTGCAGGCCGACACCGAGGAGCGGGTCGCCGCCGCGCTCGAGGTCTTCCGGGAGAAGCTGGTCAAGCGCGGCATCTCGATGAAGGCGCTGGACGCCGACGAGCCGCAGGCCTCCGGCAAGGTCTACAAGATCTCCGCCCGGATCCAGCAGGGCATCGCCTCGGACAAGGCCAAGCAGATCGCCAAGGCCATCCGCGACGAGGGGCCCAAGGGCGTGCAGGCGCAGATCCAGGGCGACCAGCTGCGGGTCAGCGGCAAGAAGCGCGACGACCTGCAGGCGGTCCAGCAGCTGCTCAAGGCCAAGGACTTCGAGATCGCCCTGCAGTTCGACAACTACCGCTGA
- a CDS encoding VOC family protein translates to MTTTPPAPGRGGTPTVQGLGHVALTVRDLAVSVPWYQALIGSEPVLDEDTGPFRHVVFALGDALLGLHQFPDAEAAVPHSARRPGLDHVAFAVTDRDQLSAWAERLDAMGIPHGDVVDAAYGSGISVEDPDGIPLELFAPPGG, encoded by the coding sequence ATGACCACCACCCCACCCGCTCCCGGGCGCGGCGGGACCCCGACCGTGCAGGGTCTCGGCCATGTCGCGCTGACCGTCCGCGACCTGGCGGTCAGCGTCCCGTGGTACCAGGCGTTGATCGGGTCCGAGCCGGTCCTGGACGAGGACACCGGCCCCTTCCGGCACGTCGTCTTCGCCCTCGGCGACGCCCTGCTCGGGCTGCACCAGTTCCCGGACGCCGAGGCGGCGGTCCCGCACTCCGCGCGCCGGCCGGGGCTCGACCACGTGGCCTTCGCCGTGACCGACCGCGACCAGCTCAGCGCCTGGGCGGAGCGGCTCGACGCGATGGGCATCCCGCACGGCGACGTCGTCGACGCCGCCTACGGGTCGGGGATCTCCGTCGAGGACCCCGACGGCATCCCGCTGGAGCTCTTCGCGCCACCCGGCGGCTGA
- a CDS encoding SGNH/GDSL hydrolase family protein, protein MHYAAIGDSFTEGMGDELPDGSVRGWADLVATGLAAATGEPVHYANTAVRGRLLAPVVTDQLPAALALDPAPTLITLNGGGNDMMRPGCDVDRLVGLTERAVRRCAEAGVQLVLLSGADPTARLPYGRTMHRRGRALTAAVAELAARHGLVFVDAFGDQELRRPGYWSADRLHLGPAGHRRVAGLVLDALGYPATAHVIDPGPAEARRLGVEARYYREHVLPWALRRLARRSSGDGRTGKHRDWVLVPAGPGVLADEPSR, encoded by the coding sequence GTGCACTACGCGGCGATCGGCGACAGCTTCACCGAGGGCATGGGCGACGAGCTCCCCGACGGTTCGGTGCGCGGGTGGGCCGACCTGGTGGCGACCGGGCTGGCCGCCGCCACCGGCGAGCCGGTTCACTACGCCAACACCGCGGTGCGCGGCCGGCTGCTCGCACCGGTGGTGACCGACCAGCTCCCGGCCGCGCTCGCCCTCGACCCGGCGCCGACGCTCATCACGCTCAACGGCGGCGGCAACGACATGATGCGGCCGGGCTGCGACGTCGACCGGCTGGTCGGGCTGACCGAGCGGGCCGTGCGGCGGTGCGCCGAGGCGGGCGTCCAGCTGGTGCTGCTCAGCGGGGCGGACCCCACCGCCCGGCTCCCCTACGGCCGGACGATGCACCGCCGGGGCCGGGCGCTGACCGCGGCGGTCGCCGAGCTGGCGGCCCGGCACGGCCTGGTGTTCGTGGACGCCTTCGGTGACCAGGAGCTCCGCCGTCCCGGGTACTGGTCCGCCGACCGGCTGCACCTGGGCCCGGCCGGCCACCGGCGGGTTGCCGGCCTCGTGCTCGACGCGCTCGGGTACCCGGCCACCGCGCACGTCATCGACCCCGGCCCCGCCGAGGCCCGGCGGCTGGGCGTCGAGGCCCGCTACTACCGCGAGCACGTGCTGCCCTGGGCGCTGCGCCGGCTGGCCCGCCGCTCCTCCGGGGACGGCCGGACCGGCAAGCACCGGGACTGGGTGCTGGTGCCGGCGGGCCCGGGCGTCCTGGCGGACGAGCCCAGCCGCTGA